In Staphylococcus lloydii, the following proteins share a genomic window:
- a CDS encoding prophage endopeptidase tail family protein — MNYPLIVMNRAKTYAEIINDFDYGSFRYEYERNNERQITFTAEKTTGSGDIFDMLVNEAYIKWLGQTYVIKSTAITHDNAKISNEVIAKHIFMDFQDHYVDQDISKQTLNDETSSDDNAPLYTLDEYLKFGFKNNKQSFEYEIVGDFPTPVPIAELGNKNGMEYITEGVELFNYIYYADNKKIYFYSEDAFYQRIEEILVYRYNIQGVSVNVNTTDMKTYVKGYGKKKTAEETKNYQPMKPKDFKLSGSFNKDGNWYSESNGASYTKTFTCKWGNETLTWTNKQLSRGGMVDVYLDNKKIGSYSQYSKRSKTNQIVIKKGLAKGSHTFKVVYKGAKSGVDYKKKTPRFYIGTEKTTVLNLTAELKGEDVYHVVDEYKAKNYDSFPDKIAPTVFDETAKTISQLRPKLKESINSDPTVEVTTEYLGRDPMDYERITYNTVNDNTQIRFVHQPLNFNTDLKVAKIIKYHPHTNLSTEVEFSNSKKDIVKIQNQINQRIKRVNNTIANGSWTTDKNVQYDFMSNVVGSVLVDE, encoded by the coding sequence ATGAATTATCCTTTAATTGTTATGAATAGAGCAAAGACCTATGCCGAAATCATTAATGATTTTGATTATGGGTCTTTTCGTTATGAATATGAAAGAAATAATGAACGCCAAATTACGTTTACAGCAGAAAAGACAACAGGTAGTGGCGATATATTCGACATGCTCGTTAATGAAGCTTACATTAAATGGTTGGGTCAAACTTATGTGATTAAATCAACTGCTATTACGCATGATAATGCCAAAATCAGTAATGAGGTTATAGCAAAACATATCTTTATGGATTTTCAAGACCATTACGTAGATCAAGATATAAGTAAACAAACGCTAAATGATGAAACGAGTAGTGATGATAACGCACCATTATATACGTTAGACGAATATTTAAAGTTTGGCTTTAAAAACAATAAGCAGAGCTTTGAGTATGAAATCGTTGGTGATTTTCCTACGCCTGTACCGATTGCAGAACTTGGCAATAAAAATGGTATGGAATATATCACTGAAGGTGTTGAACTATTTAATTATATTTATTATGCCGATAATAAAAAAATATACTTTTATAGCGAAGATGCATTTTATCAACGTATTGAAGAAATACTTGTATATCGTTATAACATTCAGGGTGTATCCGTCAATGTTAATACAACTGATATGAAAACGTATGTTAAAGGCTATGGTAAAAAGAAAACAGCCGAAGAAACAAAGAACTATCAACCGATGAAACCAAAAGATTTTAAATTATCTGGCTCATTTAATAAAGACGGTAATTGGTACTCAGAATCCAATGGCGCAAGTTACACCAAAACGTTCACATGCAAATGGGGTAACGAAACGCTCACATGGACGAATAAACAACTCTCTCGTGGTGGCATGGTTGATGTTTATTTAGATAATAAAAAAATAGGTAGCTATTCACAATATAGTAAGCGTTCAAAAACGAATCAGATTGTTATTAAAAAAGGCTTAGCTAAAGGCAGTCATACTTTTAAAGTTGTTTACAAAGGTGCGAAATCAGGTGTTGATTACAAGAAGAAAACACCTCGTTTTTATATCGGTACAGAAAAAACAACTGTATTAAACTTAACAGCTGAACTCAAAGGTGAAGATGTATACCACGTTGTTGATGAATACAAAGCAAAAAACTATGATTCGTTTCCAGATAAAATTGCCCCTACGGTGTTTGATGAAACAGCTAAAACAATTTCTCAGCTACGACCTAAATTGAAAGAATCTATTAATTCAGACCCGACAGTTGAAGTCACAACAGAATATTTGGGACGAGATCCAATGGATTATGAACGTATTACTTATAATACTGTGAATGACAATACACAGATAAGGTTTGTTCATCAACCACTTAATTTTAATACAGATTTAAAGGTCGCCAAAATAATCAAATATCATCCACACACTAACCTTTCAACCGAGGTAGAGTTTAGTAACTCGAAAAAAGATATTGTTAAAATACAAAATCAAATCAATCAAAGAATTAAACGCGTTAACAACACGATTGCTAATGGTAGTTGGACGACCGATAAAAACGTGCAATATGACTTTATGTCAAACGTCGTAGGGAGTGTGTTAGTTGATGAATAA